The Candidatus Nitronereus thalassa genome includes the window AAAAAGGGATCTGCATAGTAGGTGTAGGTTCGGCTTTCCCCTGGTGCAATCGTTTGATCGCCAGGATTATTTCCAAGATTAACCCCTTGGGAATCCTTCGGATCAAAGGCCAGGCTAAAGGCCGAGAAGGACGCTCGGCTTTCTTTCATTTTATTTGTGAGGTTTACCTTAAGGCAATCACCCACATTGGCCCGTAAAGTCAATGGCATGGGTTGGAATTCCCCGGAAACTTTTGCCACTTCCTCTTCCAGCACATAGATCTTAGCATCTGGATTTCGGACCTCAATTTTTCTTTCGAAGTCAACTTCAATGGGTTCCTCCACATTGGGATTGAACGCCATTTCTGGGAAGTCCATGGCGACCACATTGAAGCTCTTCACCGGAGCATCCGCAGGACAAATTGGCAATGGCTTCTTAATCCCTTGTGGACCGTATGCCGCATTAGGCAACGGCTTAAGATCGGGTACTTCTTTGTCTAATACCCGAATGACGCCCCAGGACCCTTCCGAAAGTTTCGAACTTCGACCATTGAAATACATGTAATCACCAGGTTGGAGTCTCGGACCACCGGCCTGAGCCACCACCAAGTCATAGCGTTCGGCAATACCAATGTGAATAGAATTCTTTCGATTGGCATCGCCGGCATACCGCTCTGTCAAAAAGTTATGACCAGAAATGGTAAACACATTGCTTTCATTCATAGTCACATCAACCAACCGGAAGACAATAGCATCACCAAGGTACGCTCTCACCATGCTGGTACTTGGATCGCCATGAGTTGTACTGCTAAAAATTTGCGACGTTGCAGGATTGTTGGCCAACCGTTGAGCAAAGGGCTCAGCTCTAAAGTTGATAGCTCCTCCAGTCGTATGGGTCCCTCCGTTTAAGAAAGGCATCGGAGTCATTTTAATCATATTGTTTGGCGGCATTTGGAATGACACGGTTCGTCCTGCTTCCAAGGCCACTTCCACTGGCTGGCCAGGAGGATTCCCGGCCGTCACGACATTCACAGTATGAGGAACCGTATCCATAATTTGGATCATGAGCTCTCTGAAACTTCCGCTGACCCCATAGCCAACCGGTTCTACAGTGTGAATATCCATCACGGGCCCTGTTCTCTTTTCCTCTCCGGTAACTGGATCATGCCACGTTGAACCAAAAGGTTCGATGAGGAAGGTACATACGGCCCCATGAGGCCACGTCGTTCCGCCAAATGCATGGTCATGGCAGAACACCGACCCAACATCAGAGTCCGCCCAGAAACGCTGACGGACAAATTCTACCGTCACAATATCACCCACTGGGTGATCATGCGCCAACGGCTTTTTAAAGGTGATGGTCCCTGGGCCACCCACCGCAGGCATGGGTTCTCCGTGTCCACTACCACCGGATCCAGGAATTTGGAGCTTTTGGCCAACATGAATCATATTGGCATCTGAAATACCATTCATAGATTTCAAGGCTTCCACAGAGGTCCCATGGGAAACCGCAATTCCCCCCAGAGTATCTCCTGGCCGCACAACGTAATCGCCACCACTGGCAGAGGGTGCAGCAGACGAACCACCAGCATCCCCAGCTCCATCAATGGCCACGATTCTCTTAACCTCATTCCCTTTGACGTTATCCGCACCAACCAATAGCACAGTTCCGACATGATACTGTCCGGCATTTGTGACATGGATGGTTCGATCGCCTTTTCGAGCAGGTTTGGTTAACTTCGCATTCATAGGGACAGGCAATCCCTTATCAGACTTCTTCTCGAATTGCGTAAAAGGCCGCATGGATTGATCATACGAAAAACCAGAAATCACGCCATCAGAGGCTTGATTATCAAACTGCACGAAATGGAAGTGCGTATTAATTTTCGATGACTGAAAATTCGTAATGTCATCATCCAGCCATTCGCTGGTCAGGATCCAATCCATGCAATCGTAAATATTCGCACGAAATACTAAGGGAACTTTTAAATCATTATTATTTCGAATCGCCTCTTCTTCGTCATGAGACACATACAACAGCCCGTTAGGATCAACTACGGCAGGTTGGTTACCTTGAGCCGCAGACAACTCAATCGGAAGTTTAATGAAGTGAACGTTGTATTTTTGGGAACCTGCGCGATCTGGACACAGACTCCACCGACCATTTTCACCTGGCTTCGCTGGCTCAACTGAAGGCTGTCCATCATCGTCCAAGTGAATCATTTCCAGCCATGGGGCTGGATTACGGTCGGGCGAGAACGGCGCTCTCTTCCCAAAATGGGGAGTCAGCCATGGCCATGCCACTTTTCCTGTGGTTGGCTCAAACCAAATGGCTCGCCGTTTTCCCGCTTCATAACCTTGCCATTCCGGGTGGTACTTGGGATTTTCCGTCGTGCTTTCTTTTTCACTCATGGCACGATCGCCTTCCCAAACCCAATCAACAACCGTCGCATCATAGGACTTCAATTGGCCAATCTCATCATCTGTGTGGCCAGGAAGACCCCGAGTTGGCAATTGCATTTCCACCCAGTCATAAATATTCACTGTGGCAGGATTCTTGTCCCAAACAGATTTGGTTCCTTTCGGAACAATTTTGAATTTTTTTCCAAACCAATCGACTGTCGTCCCAACTAACTGATCGGACGTGACTGGTTTTGGAATGCGTCCAACCCGATCCGGCAACTCACGGAGCGGTGCCATGACGTCATTTTTCACACCAGGAACCTGCAAAGTATTGTATACGCGCCAGTAGCCCCACATTCCCGCCACATAGTGATGGGCAACATGGCAATGAAACAGAAAGTCCCCGGCCAAGTATTGACACAAGCCAGAACCGCATTCGGTTTCCAAATCCAGTGCTTCGGAAGGCCCAATGACTTCGACGTCCACTCGGTCTGTTTTCGCCCGAATCAACGGATATTTCACCGGACCATTTTGTCCCTTATGCCACATAGGCATTTGGTCAACGGCTCGAGGACTTCGTGTCCATCGAATGGCCCCACCATGCGGATGATGAGAGTGGAAGACTTCTGACCCACCATGCACTAGACGGAATTTAGCCGGATCTCCCAAATAACTTCGTGGAATCGTTGGGCCTGCATCACCAAAGGTGTAGGAGCTATACGCCATGGATTCGTCTTCGAATCCAAAATATTCATGCTGCACATGCATATTATTAATGCCAAACGGTTCGCTTCGATAATTCAGCGCCCGGGCACCTGGCCGATACGCATCCGTCAATGGATCACGTTGGGGAAGAAAGTCTCCGTGCTTGTTGACCGGACGAAAGGCTTCATCACCGACTTCGTGATAAATCAACACGAATTCTCGGAAGTCTGGCCCCATGCCATTTTGAATCACGGCTTGCCACCCACTCGGCATTTCGGTGGCAGGTCCGGTTCCTAATGGATCAAGGTATTTGGAACCGGCAGGTTCCACCACAAACACGCCAAACAAACCCATAACCGTCAACTCACGGTCATTGCTATAGCTGTGGAATTGACGTCCGCCTTCTTGGGTATCTGGATGGATATACCATTCCATTTCCACCGGCACGGGATCACAATCGGTGTCAC containing:
- a CDS encoding LysM peptidoglycan-binding domain-containing protein — translated: MFHFTRHLMKQRASLAWGSLIALSLFVLPVTGVVAETPAPHDRVHKTGMNHQNPEWAERLKGQTIIENSQEGRAERSALVEKQHERLMEQMQKEMSDPNSGGFNSMSMMHQYGAGKGNYLLQSNGDIEPVSMGGGGKCPATASVKHYDVSAIDVEITLNQWLDYYPGYMYVLTENIDKVRDEEAANAEAREVEGHHNPGGVKNGIQDQYIQPLVIRGNQGDCVKITLRNGLEFGEDVSLHINGSSMVISKTGQPATTTNPDSVASGPSDDCDTDCDPVPVEMEWYIHPDTQEGGRQFHSYSNDRELTVMGLFGVFVVEPAGSKYLDPLGTGPATEMPSGWQAVIQNGMGPDFREFVLIYHEVGDEAFRPVNKHGDFLPQRDPLTDAYRPGARALNYRSEPFGINNMHVQHEYFGFEDESMAYSSYTFGDAGPTIPRSYLGDPAKFRLVHGGSEVFHSHHPHGGAIRWTRSPRAVDQMPMWHKGQNGPVKYPLIRAKTDRVDVEVIGPSEALDLETECGSGLCQYLAGDFLFHCHVAHHYVAGMWGYWRVYNTLQVPGVKNDVMAPLRELPDRVGRIPKPVTSDQLVGTTVDWFGKKFKIVPKGTKSVWDKNPATVNIYDWVEMQLPTRGLPGHTDDEIGQLKSYDATVVDWVWEGDRAMSEKESTTENPKYHPEWQGYEAGKRRAIWFEPTTGKVAWPWLTPHFGKRAPFSPDRNPAPWLEMIHLDDDGQPSVEPAKPGENGRWSLCPDRAGSQKYNVHFIKLPIELSAAQGNQPAVVDPNGLLYVSHDEEEAIRNNNDLKVPLVFRANIYDCMDWILTSEWLDDDITNFQSSKINTHFHFVQFDNQASDGVISGFSYDQSMRPFTQFEKKSDKGLPVPMNAKLTKPARKGDRTIHVTNAGQYHVGTVLLVGADNVKGNEVKRIVAIDGAGDAGGSSAAPSASGGDYVVRPGDTLGGIAVSHGTSVEALKSMNGISDANMIHVGQKLQIPGSGGSGHGEPMPAVGGPGTITFKKPLAHDHPVGDIVTVEFVRQRFWADSDVGSVFCHDHAFGGTTWPHGAVCTFLIEPFGSTWHDPVTGEEKRTGPVMDIHTVEPVGYGVSGSFRELMIQIMDTVPHTVNVVTAGNPPGQPVEVALEAGRTVSFQMPPNNMIKMTPMPFLNGGTHTTGGAINFRAEPFAQRLANNPATSQIFSSTTHGDPSTSMVRAYLGDAIVFRLVDVTMNESNVFTISGHNFLTERYAGDANRKNSIHIGIAERYDLVVAQAGGPRLQPGDYMYFNGRSSKLSEGSWGVIRVLDKEVPDLKPLPNAAYGPQGIKKPLPICPADAPVKSFNVVAMDFPEMAFNPNVEEPIEVDFERKIEVRNPDAKIYVLEEEVAKVSGEFQPMPLTLRANVGDCLKVNLTNKMKESRASFSAFSLAFDPKDSQGVNLGNNPGDQTIAPGESRTYTYYADPFFGETQSLVWDWGNVAMNPRNGLYGGIIIGPKGSQYRDPKTGADISLKNSWTADVIVDRTVPGNAHRANYRDVALFFQDEDNIIGTSFMPYVQNVAGLIGVNYRNEPYLYREEQGCSLGKMFQPCNVDDPADPATPLIEAHAGDPVRIHVFGASNEQNGMFTLEKHEWPIEPFMGGADQISVVEFSGSEGIDVFVPSAGGPYAMKGDYVYSNARLPYSQSGQWGYFRVLSKNDQRILPLGGAAPGVKEAEVPQSSEGSVRPISFK